TAGAAAATGGAGTAGAATTTGGTTTCTTCACAAGATATGGCAGATCACATAAATAGTGGTAGATATTTGGAATTTGGACAACGTatacattatacatttttatgatATCCACATATTAATCAATTCCCAAAGTAATAGAATACTACCAAGTGTAGAAATCATCTTAATAATAATCCAGAGTTTGcaagttcaaggtaatgattgtCATACCattttctttggcttgtgtcCTGTTAGAGATTGTCTTCTGGCTCACAGCCCACCTTACATCATTTTACATCATATTGTAACTGGAAAGAAAAAGTGCAGCATTGCTGGCTAGTGATTTCACTAGCTGGCTTTAATCAGTCCTTAGAGACCAAGCTAGTCTGTTTTAGAAGCTGATACATCTTCacttaatttatcttttaaaagttaagGTTCCCTCAGAGGCCACAGTCATGAATCACTTCCTTTGCTGGAAGGGAGAGAATGCATTGGGGTGAACCTGGCTGTGGGAGAGGGATGAAGGGGTTGACCTTCATCTACACTCTTCCGTGTTCTTCATCCTGCACATGCATGTATTACAGAGAGAAAGTTTGTCTCTTAGCCCTTAAAATTATTGGTGAAATATTAAACGTTAATGCTATTGATAAACACGTAGGAAAATAACTGAGCTTTAAAGTATCATTTAGCTGCTTCTGTGAAGCCAGTTCGTTAATAAAGATGCATAGAAGCAGCTCTTTTGCACCTCAGACAGactcattttattgtttataaggTTGAAATAGTCAACCTTGATTTTCCAGGTAATAGGAAATAGGATATTCCAGATATTCTGGTTTTCTTCTTCCAGATTTGCTAATTGCCCTGCATCAGGGTTTCCAGTAGAGGTGCTCAGAGGAAGCAGAAAGGTGAATCCGATCACGTGTAGCCTAAGAACAGAACTGCCTCCTTTTAACTAAAGTGAGGTCTAAGGAGTATGTATCAGTGTAAACAAACTCTGTCTTTACGACCTAGCGTGACCACACGTCCCCAAAAATGATTTCCTCGGTCTGCGTTCTATATCCTGCCAGAATTTTACTGTTGCCTAATTGTGTAATTGTCTTTCTATCCAGACCTCAGAGTTGGGTGTCACGGAACATGTTGAAGGAGACCCTTGCAAATttgcactgtgggtggggagGACGCCAACTTCAGATAATAAAATTGTCCTTAAGGTACGTCCGTTTGAAGCTTGGGAATGTGCTTTCTGACAGGTTTACCCTACCTAGGAGTGCTTTTTCCTGTTGTTGGACCAGATTGGTTTTCATGTTTCCCTTTATTGTTCCCTTTGTATTCTGTTGAGATTGGTGATTACCACAAAAAGAACTGTAGAATAAATTGTTTGGTATTCTAGTGTGTAATAACTCAAGCTAAACTTTTGCTTGCCTACAAAAGGTCACATGGAGAAAGGTCTTTCTAGACTTCTCCATTCTTCCATTCTTACAAAGAATTGGGTGATTCCTTAAGAGATGCAGGAAGTTGAGGTACAGGAGGAGGGAGGTGTGGACCAATAGCTCCCATGGTACACTTGACCTCTGGTTTCCAGAGGAAAATAGGCACCTGATGAATCTGTCAGGGCCTTTGACAGTTTCAAAGCTGAGTGTGCTTTGAAGTCTTTATGGGTCCTAGGCTCTTTGGCTTTCTAgtttggaggcagagagaaaagaggggagggtCATAATTTGGTATAGAGTTTGATGATGTTattatttaaagtgtttaaaaacaCTAAGGGTGCTTTTGAGTATGTAGTCTTTGAGGGAGGAATGTATATGTTTGAATATTGGATTTGAACTCTGTTCTGAGAATACTAACCTCTCCTAGGAAAGATAGAGGGCTCTAAGGGTGTCTTATGGGCTTCCCTCCTCCTGTGTTTGAGAAAATACAGATGGAACTGTCTTTTTGAGCTGTCTGGAAAGACCATAAGCGACTTCGGGATGTTTTGGGGCAGATGTAGCTAAAGATTTGTAGAATATTGGGAGACAAGCCAAAAGCTTAATGGGCCTCTGGTGTGTGGACTTGCGTGTCAGCAATTTTGTCTCTTACATTCCTTTTAATCTCTCTACGGTTATTTCCAGCAGCTGTGAGTTATTCAGTACGTTGCTCTTGTAGAGCCTGTACTTTGGTGACCGCTGACTGTGAACGCCATTGTGTTCCTAAGGTCTTTATTCACATGGAAATGATGGATTATTTTGCAATGAATATATGGTTATCAACCAAGTGTATTCTTGTTAGTCCTGGCAGAAAGccctataaaatataaattgcaCTGATAGCTAGATGTTAGATAGCTGAACTTTTCTAAGGGATAAAGTATACTCAAGACCTTAAAACTTCCAACTTATGAGTATTTATCCAGATTAGCTGCAGTGACAAATGCCAAAGAGTGCATCTGGGAAATAATGCCAGATGTTTTAGCCAGATAGGGACTACTTTCATTTAGGACATAATAAAATACTCATGTTTAAATTGAAGAATCAAATTTCCTGCAGGCTTTACCAAATGAAAGTTTTCTAAGCAATTGGGGTAATATTTTTCTGACTTCTAATGAGAGACTAAAGGAAATGATGTCTTTATTAATGTCAGAGAttgcttggtggtggtggtggtgatggttagaTGGTGGTGAGGGTGTAGATAGTGGTAGAGATGGTGATAGtgtaggtggtggtggtggtgtagaTGGTAGTGGATATTTTAGCAGTGGGGACAGTGGTTATGGTATAGATAGATGGTGCTGAGGGTATAGACAgtgatagtgatggtggtggtgtagTGGTGGATGTTTtagcagtggtgatggtggttgtgGTAAAGATGGTGGTGAGGGTATAGACAGTGGTAGAGATGGTGAtggtgtgggtggtggtggtgtagtGGTGGATGTTTTAGCAGTGTGATGGTGGTTGTGGTATAGGTGGTGGTGAGGGTGTagatggtggcagtggtggtgtaGGTGGTATAGATGGAGCTTGTGGTGGAGGTGGTGACCGTAATGGTGGTAATGACAGTGATGGTGATGGCCTAGTAGTTGTAGAACAAAGTTGTAaccttgttttacttttattgtctggaaaggagaattttatttgtaaatacttTCTTAAACAGATTGAGACTACCAAGAGTATGAAACAAGTGATTCCTTTCCCTTCGCCTGGTGGGACCTTTACTTAGTACTCTAGCTGGGTTACCTTTCTTTTACTGTTTCTGAAAAATTGGTACCTTTTTTCCTTGTATAATTTCTTTCAGGTTAGGAGAATTGCTCTCCATAAATGTAATGATCAGTTCGCTCAATTTAAATTatgagaattttctttatttctgaacCGTGGTGCAGAGCTCCTCTGTTGTCTCCAAACTCTGCCAAATGTCCTTTCTCAGATACTTCCCTTTGTTTAACCTCCCAAACATTTGTGTCAGGCATCTAGATTCCAGTAGCCCTGTGTCGTTCACAGTTTTCCATCCTGAGACGCTTACTTCCTGCACTGACTCCCCTGTTCCCTAGtcaccctgcctcctgcccaggaGAGACGGATTTACTGCTCTCCTGGCGTCAGGTCTGGGAAGAAGCTAGAGGCTCCTCCTGTCCGTCATGTATTTCCTTGTTACTGCCCCTCAGTAACTTTGAAGACACATCCTCCAGTGAAAACATTTCCTTTAGAAAGAGAGTTCTCAGTATTGATTTCCTCTCCCAGCGTGGGCTTTGACTTCATGTTTTCAAGAACAAGGTCCACCGTGAGAAGATGCCGGGGTCCCCTCCCTGCGTGACCTCACCCGTAACCCACTGACGATTGTTCTAATGATTCACAGGGAGTTACGCTTATATCATAGGAGACTGATGTTTTCCgtaaggaaattaaaaactgtTACTAAGGCCCCGAacatgtaaaaaggaaaaaaaaaacaaaaacccaccttCTCTGaggcacagtgaaagaaaacagtCTGGAAAAAGTGATGCCGTATGCGTTCATTCAGCCAGTGCTTGTTGAGCATCTACGACGTGTCCTTTCCAGAGCCCTTTCTCCAGCTTTGCCGTGGAGTTGAGGGAAAGCCACCGTGTGTAACTGGCAGTAGGCGACCCTGGTTTATCCCAGCAGTCTCACGGGAGGTGGAGACAGGCAGAGACCGGGGGGATGGGCTGGGGCATCTGCCCCCCGGGAACCCCGGCTTCTTCACCTGCTGGcagagtgaccttgggcacatttcCAGTGTGTCCACGCTGCAGGTCCTCGTTTCTAACAGGAGGATTAGGGAGGCCCCAACTCCACCGAGtgcgagtgggggtggggagcggacGCAGGTGGGGAAGCAGTGCAGCTGCACCTGTTGATTGTGAGTCCGAGGGGCAAGGCGGCAAGCTGGGGGGGCCGCTGGTTCAGGTCCCTGCTCGTGCTCCGTGGGCCGCTGGCCGCTTGTCTGCCTGAAGGGCCTCAAGACACTTGGGCTTGGGGGTGGCTGTGTTCTCATATTTACCCAGGGCTGCTTAGAAAAGGTCTTGGGACTGGGGAATAATTGACTACTCAGAGATCTGGAATAACATAAATCCCTGAGAATAAAAACGGTCTTGATGACAAAATATTCAACATGAGGGTCATTTATTTGGTGGCAGATTAAACGCAGGAGATGGTTGCTTTTCTgctgaaaagttattttttaaatgggcaactCCAGGAATGCGGGGACCTGAGTGTGTTGAGTGCGGGTTCTGGAAAAGGCCCCTTCTGCATCCTGATCGATTCTAACGCTTTGTCAAGGCCTCCAGTATAGAAAACAAGCAAGACTGGATCAAGCACATCCGGGAAGTGATCCAGGAGAGGACCATTCACCTGAAAGGTGCCCTGAAGGAGCCCATTCACATCCCCAAAACAGCTCCGGCAACGAGACAGAAGGGAAGGAGGTCAGTGCCTGGGGTGTTTTCTGTAAGTTTGGTTTTATTTAAGGAGAGAACCAAGGCAATGTGAActtactatttttcaaaaatcatttttctcaGATACTTTTGAGAAACAttgaggaatattttttttaaaaactacaatttATATGTAACATCATTCTTAGTAATGAAATTGCTTTGTCAAGACAACCACCTCCTTCAGCTTAGTGTAAACGAAAGTCTATATGCAAATCCCgaattctttcccttttccacCGCAAGTGGTAACCCGTGCGCCTGTGTAAACCGtgcatgtgaccttgggaaagttatgtAGCATCTAGACGTTTTTgcttctcatttctaaaatggcaGTGATCCCATCAGCTGTATTTTATTACTGTGAGAACTGCAATGGTGGATGTTAGACTCTCAGCCCAGGGCCCAGAAAAAGGCCTGTTCTCAGTGAAGAATCATCTATCGTCACTAATACCACGGTGGCAGCCGCAGTCACGCACACCGATTTGCACCTTTTTAAACAAATCTGTTCTTCCTCCAATGGCTGGTAGACAGCCTTTACCAGTCTCGAAAACCAGATCCAGCAGTGTCAGGAATTTCTGTGTGTCTCCAGGGACGGAGAGGATCTGGACAGCCAAGGGGACGGCAGCAGCCAGCCTGATACCATCTCAATTGCCTCGCGGACGTCCCAGAACACGCTGGACAGCGATAAGGTGAGCCGGAACCAGCCCTTTCTTAGGGGAGGCGCTTGTAGTCAGTCTCCGGTCGATCGATAAATGACAGTTTGTCATCAGCGTTTCGGAGCGTTGCCATGGGTTAAGAGAGGCGCCAGGACATGGTACCAGGAGCAAAGGTTTGGAGTGTCAGGGCTAGAGGGCTTGAACCCTGAGGTTTCAGAAGAAATCACTCTCCCTTCCCAGTGCCATTACATGGTTTTCTATCCGAGTGTTCTAAGACAGTGTGTTTAAGCGTTTCTATTTAGTATGAAGCAGAAGAccctattattttaaattaaatcttacaCAGAGCCCTGGTGCGCGAAAGCGGGGCTGCTCTGAAGCAAGGGTAGCGGCATCTGCGGGTGAGCCCTGAGGCGTCCGTGCACTGACCGCCAGGAAGGAGGACCTTGATGTGCAGCAGAGTAGTCTGTACCTTCTACAGCAGTGCCCTCGAGTGTCCTGTGATTCTGTCTTGGTAGAATGAACAAACCTACAAAATAAACTGATGGGAGAAGTTGGAATCCTGGGCTTACGTGATGCACAGGTGACCAGAGTCCCCTGTAAAAGCCAGTTGGGGGACATTGATGTCCATAGAGTCCTCTGTTCCTACTGAGATGAGCACCTATTCTGTCATTTTCTAGAAGGCTAGGGCAAGTTGTTAAAGCAAATTATTGGACAGCAAGTAGGGGTTTCATTGAACTTACCGCCAGTTCAGAATTCCTGACTTTCTCACTGCCTGACATGGGCTGGACTTTCCCCCGCGAGGCCTTAGTCCTGAGTGGGCCGGAAGAGTCTACCTTTGCACGGCATCTCCATGGCCCACTCCCTGTCCTGACATCCCGTCGTTGGAAACGGCTGCTGTCAGAGGAGAGAGCCCAGTATCAGGGCTTGCTTCACGTGGCAAGTCTGAGTCCCAGACTTCACTCTTTTCTTACTCGGTTTTGCAGAAAATTCATGGTGTTGAATGTTGTTTCCAGGACAGAAGTAAATGGGTTCAAAAATATTGGTTTCCTACACTGACTTCACTTTCAGAATCCTAGTTTGAGTAATTAGCTCTTTCCCAACCTCCTTTTTGGCTTCACTAAGTAATAGGTCCTGAAACTTAGAATGCTTAGAGTAACAGGACTGTCTCATTTGATTTTGTCTGGAGCTCAGTGTATTgcgttcagcaaatatttctcgtCAGCGGTAATAATGAGGGGTAAGATGAGTGACACGTTCAGTCGTTGGTGCCTAAAAGCCTCTCCCTGCGGCCCCACCCATAGTCATtcagttaagaaaataaagtttgaatTTGGAAACATTTCATTAGAGTAAtcctgattattaaaaaaaaaattgaggtaattGGGTTATCTAAATAGTTACACAAGACTTCCACCTGAAAGAAAAGTCCCAAATGATCATGGCTCTGGCCGAGGGGCCCGGTTCACAGACTCGCCTAGGCTGAGCACCGCCGCTTCAGCTGGATGCCCACCGAGCCCAAAACTCGCAGTCTCACCAGATGTGCTCTCGTGGATCTGGTCCGAGTTTACCTGAGttt
This genomic stretch from Hippopotamus amphibius kiboko isolate mHipAmp2 unplaced genomic scaffold, mHipAmp2.hap2 scaffold_559, whole genome shotgun sequence harbors:
- the LOC130843637 gene encoding triple functional domain protein-like, translated to TSELGVTEHVEGDPCKFALWVGRTPTSDNKIVLKASSIENKQDWIKHIREVIQERTIHLKGALKEPIHIPKTAPATRQKGRRDGEDLDSQGDGSSQPDTISIASRTSQNTLDSDKLSGGCELTVVIHDFTACNSTELTIRRGQTVEVLERPHDKPDWCLVRTTDRSPAAEGLVPCGSLCIAHSRSSMEMEGIFNHK